A single Candidatus Poribacteria bacterium DNA region contains:
- a CDS encoding sugar phosphate isomerase/epimerase has protein sequence MPKLGLIHYNYASKSLDDFLRFTSETGFGYVELQIGDVWSSETADPEKNAEAVRAQVESYGLQVSALAAGNDFVLLEEDAIGSQVARMERIAGLAKGLGCSVLRTEGGAAKDAVPESRWVEAMAGCLTRCLEFAERDEVYLAVDNHGIVTNDGDLQVELFERVGSKYVGANMDTMNYRWAGHDLETVGRYYEIVAPYTLHTHLKDGTGSRGDYRGEALGEGEIDLAKAIRCLREAGYDGVWCCEYEGRENDGTGQRKSFAWMQANL, from the coding sequence ATGCCAAAATTAGGACTTATCCATTACAACTACGCAAGTAAATCGCTTGACGATTTTCTGAGATTCACGAGTGAAACGGGGTTCGGTTACGTTGAACTCCAGATAGGAGACGTCTGGAGTTCGGAGACTGCTGATCCCGAAAAAAATGCCGAAGCCGTGAGAGCACAAGTTGAAAGTTACGGCTTACAGGTCTCCGCGCTTGCGGCAGGAAACGATTTTGTTCTACTTGAAGAAGATGCTATCGGTTCTCAAGTCGCACGGATGGAGCGTATCGCTGGACTCGCGAAAGGCCTTGGCTGTTCAGTGCTCCGTACAGAGGGAGGGGCTGCGAAGGATGCCGTTCCGGAAAGTCGATGGGTTGAAGCGATGGCTGGGTGTCTGACACGATGCCTTGAATTCGCCGAACGGGATGAGGTCTACTTGGCAGTGGACAATCACGGTATCGTTACGAATGACGGTGACTTACAGGTGGAGCTTTTTGAACGTGTCGGTTCCAAATATGTCGGTGCGAATATGGACACGATGAATTACCGTTGGGCGGGACACGATTTAGAAACCGTGGGTAGGTATTACGAGATCGTCGCGCCTTACACGTTGCACACGCACTTGAAAGACGGAACGGGTTCACGTGGAGATTACCGCGGCGAGGCACTCGGTGAAGGTGAAATTGACCTCGCGAAGGCGATCCGCTGTCTGAGAGAAGCCGGCTATGATGGTGTCTGGTGCTGCGAATATGAAGGTAGAGAAAACGACGGCACAGGACAACGAAAAAGTTTTGCGTGGATGCAAGCGAACCTGTAA
- a CDS encoding menaquinone biosynthesis protein: protein MVQKSRLRVGAVSFLNTKPLIYPLLNEEIQTDIALSVDVPSRIAALLSEGELEVGLIPIIEYFRANPSDAKYCILPDISIASHGSVKSIQLFSRIPIPEIQRIGLDTNSRSSITLLKILLAEKYQIFPAFTTCRPTVNPKTVLQDRQDPPFDAILLIGDAALRHLGSTEYNLDLGEAWHQLTGLPFVYACWVARTEAQLGDLPELLLESKVRGIARIPEIARIEARKLGLAEELCRNYLLYYIKYDLGESAIKGLELFYKYAVKNDLAPPGRDLSFASK from the coding sequence GTGGTACAGAAAAGCCGCCTAAGGGTAGGCGCAGTCTCGTTCTTGAACACCAAACCGCTCATTTATCCCCTTTTGAACGAAGAAATCCAAACGGATATTGCACTCAGTGTTGATGTACCAAGCCGCATTGCGGCACTTTTAAGTGAAGGTGAACTCGAGGTCGGGTTAATTCCAATTATCGAATACTTTCGCGCGAACCCTTCGGACGCGAAGTACTGCATCCTGCCGGATATATCCATCGCGTCTCACGGAAGCGTCAAAAGCATTCAACTCTTCAGTCGCATTCCGATTCCAGAGATTCAACGTATTGGGCTCGATACGAATTCCCGTTCCTCTATTACGCTGCTAAAAATCCTACTCGCTGAGAAGTATCAAATCTTCCCAGCGTTCACAACATGCAGACCGACAGTCAATCCGAAGACTGTCCTTCAAGATCGTCAGGATCCGCCTTTTGATGCAATCCTTCTCATCGGAGACGCAGCACTCCGGCATCTGGGTTCAACAGAATATAACTTAGATCTCGGTGAGGCGTGGCATCAGTTAACAGGTTTACCCTTTGTCTATGCCTGCTGGGTTGCCAGGACGGAAGCGCAACTCGGTGATCTACCGGAGTTGCTCCTTGAATCAAAAGTACGGGGTATCGCACGAATCCCGGAAATTGCCAGGATTGAGGCGCGAAAACTCGGTTTAGCCGAAGAACTTTGCCGCAATTACTTGCTATACTACATTAAATACGACTTAGGTGAATCTGCGATCAAAGGTCTTGAACTTTTTTATAAGTATGCCGTGAAGAATGACCTAGCACCGCCAGGCCGCGATCTGTCTTTTGCGTCCAAGTGA
- a CDS encoding SAM-dependent chlorinase/fluorinase produces MNQPAPIITLTTDFGTSDTYVGVMKGVILDINPNAQIIDLTHAIPPQDIHEAAFSIYAAYRYFPKGTIHIIVVDPGVGSDRQAIVSRIGDAFFVCPDNGVLSYLLHSIGSEGRHAIDAVAIQDSAYYLPEVSNTFHGRDVFAPVAAHLSLGVPLEDIGPPVQTLVQLPIPKIDISGDTFVGQIIKIDRFGNLITNISKDAFEAFLDGDVTYEIRAGNTSLNRLNAAYAESGVDKPLAIIGSSGLLEIAINGGNAKEGLGIKWGDPVVIQRFN; encoded by the coding sequence ATGAACCAGCCAGCTCCTATCATCACATTAACAACGGATTTCGGTACAAGCGATACTTATGTCGGCGTCATGAAGGGAGTCATCCTCGACATTAATCCGAATGCACAGATCATTGACCTCACGCACGCTATTCCACCCCAAGATATCCACGAAGCGGCTTTCTCAATTTATGCCGCCTATCGTTACTTCCCAAAAGGAACGATTCATATCATCGTAGTGGATCCGGGTGTCGGGAGCGATCGACAAGCGATCGTTAGCCGCATAGGCGATGCATTCTTCGTCTGTCCCGACAATGGTGTGCTGAGTTATCTATTGCATAGCATTGGGAGCGAAGGGAGACATGCCATAGACGCCGTGGCGATTCAAGACAGTGCGTATTATTTGCCCGAGGTGAGCAACACATTCCACGGTAGGGATGTCTTCGCACCTGTTGCCGCGCATCTATCCCTTGGTGTCCCGCTTGAAGACATCGGTCCGCCCGTGCAAACGCTCGTTCAGCTACCGATCCCTAAAATAGATATCTCAGGGGATACCTTCGTAGGGCAGATTATTAAGATTGATAGGTTCGGGAATCTGATAACGAATATCTCGAAAGATGCCTTTGAAGCGTTTTTGGACGGCGATGTCACGTATGAAATCAGGGCTGGAAATACGAGTCTGAATCGATTGAACGCTGCTTACGCAGAATCTGGAGTCGACAAGCCTCTCGCAATTATCGGAAGTTCTGGGTTGTTAGAAATTGCTATAAATGGTGGGAATGCCAAGGAAGGTTTAGGAATAAAATGGGGCGATCCGGTTGTGATTCAACGGTTCAATTGA
- a CDS encoding tryptophan--tRNA ligase, giving the protein MKQITLTGIKPTGQPHIGNYLGMIKPALELAKDFQALYFIADYHALTTVKDKKQLRHLTYQATATWLALGLNPDDVIFYRQSDIPEVFELSWVLSCFTTKGLLNRAHAYKAIVDDNIAEGREEDKNINAGLFTYPVLMAADILLFGTHIVPVGLDQQQHLEITRDVALTFNKSYGNVLTVPEAVIRKEVMTIPGIDGRKMSKSYNNVIPIFAPPNQIRKPVMRIVTDSKRPEDPKDPDACNIFAIYRHLADADAVAAKRHLYLEGGLAYGEMKKELFALLETTFSEQRDRYNVLMDNPDELDKILEKGGEKARDIAGPILAKVRKAVGVSS; this is encoded by the coding sequence TTGAAACAGATTACTTTAACAGGAATCAAACCGACAGGGCAGCCGCACATCGGGAACTATCTCGGTATGATTAAACCTGCGCTGGAACTCGCGAAGGATTTTCAGGCACTCTACTTTATAGCGGATTACCACGCGCTCACTACCGTAAAAGATAAAAAACAGCTAAGGCATTTAACCTATCAGGCGACAGCGACGTGGTTAGCATTGGGATTAAATCCAGACGATGTGATCTTCTACCGTCAATCGGACATTCCAGAGGTATTCGAGCTATCGTGGGTATTGTCGTGCTTCACAACAAAGGGTTTGCTCAACCGCGCACACGCCTACAAAGCGATTGTTGACGACAATATCGCCGAGGGACGTGAAGAGGATAAGAACATTAACGCCGGACTTTTCACCTATCCGGTTTTAATGGCGGCGGACATTCTGCTGTTCGGTACACACATCGTGCCGGTCGGACTTGACCAGCAGCAACACCTCGAAATTACGCGCGATGTTGCGCTAACCTTCAACAAAAGTTACGGTAACGTCTTAACGGTTCCGGAAGCCGTGATTCGGAAAGAGGTGATGACGATTCCCGGTATCGACGGCAGAAAGATGAGCAAAAGTTATAACAATGTTATCCCGATCTTCGCACCGCCTAACCAAATCCGCAAACCCGTCATGCGCATTGTAACCGATTCCAAGCGTCCGGAAGATCCGAAGGATCCAGACGCATGTAACATCTTTGCGATCTACAGGCATCTCGCGGATGCAGATGCCGTTGCGGCGAAGCGACACCTCTATCTTGAGGGTGGACTCGCCTACGGCGAGATGAAAAAAGAGTTGTTTGCGTTACTGGAAACGACTTTTTCCGAGCAACGTGATCGGTATAACGTGTTAATGGACAACCCTGACGAGTTGGATAAAATACTTGAAAAAGGTGGGGAAAAGGCACGCGATATCGCAGGACCGATTCTGGCGAAGGTTCGCAAAGCAGTCGGAGTGAGTTCTTAA
- a CDS encoding iron-sulfur cluster assembly scaffold protein, translated as MYTPQVTEHYENPRNIGTIVEADGTASVGSPADGEMMKLTLKITDDVIVTAKFRAFGCPNAIASASILTELITGAHIPEALEITAVQLSEALGGLPLDKQRYANTAEKVLKLAIADFLSKKEVQSP; from the coding sequence ATGTATACGCCGCAGGTGACCGAACATTACGAAAACCCGCGCAATATCGGAACGATCGTCGAGGCAGATGGTACAGCCAGTGTCGGTTCCCCTGCTGACGGGGAAATGATGAAACTGACACTCAAAATAACCGATGACGTGATCGTTACGGCAAAATTTCGGGCATTCGGTTGCCCTAACGCTATCGCGAGTGCCTCGATCCTCACTGAACTCATTACGGGAGCCCATATCCCAGAGGCATTAGAGATTACTGCTGTGCAGCTCTCTGAAGCATTAGGCGGGCTGCCACTGGATAAACAGCGTTACGCGAACACTGCTGAAAAAGTCCTAAAACTGGCAATTGCTGATTTTTTGTCTAAAAAGGAGGTGCAATCACCATGA
- the mqnE gene encoding aminofutalosine synthase MqnE has product MENYSRFTDPKLPEIYEKVKAEQRLSFEEGVALYESSDITGVGFIANHARERLNGNVAYYNINQHIDYSNVCILHARCHFCAFARKNMQTEGAWEMSVDEFLDKAMYSIEHGCTEIHSVGGLHPKLPFDYYLDMIRGLKERMPQVHLKFFTAVEIHHFSRIFKMSIEEVLTQLREAGLDSLPGGGAEIFAEETREKICPGKLSAEGWLEVHDIAHRLGISTNATMLYGHLETNEDRVDHFIRLREQQDKSGGFSTFIPLAFHPANTRMAYLPSTTGLTDLRNIAVARLMLDNLPHIKVYWIMTGLKTAQVALRFGADDIDGTVTEEKITHMAGADTPESVSVSQLTHLIEEAGFVPVERDTLYNEIIREGNQWYRKAA; this is encoded by the coding sequence ATGGAGAACTATAGTCGTTTTACGGACCCCAAGTTGCCTGAAATTTATGAGAAGGTCAAGGCGGAACAACGCCTCTCCTTTGAGGAGGGGGTCGCGCTTTATGAAAGCTCGGATATTACAGGCGTTGGATTTATAGCGAATCACGCCCGTGAACGCCTAAATGGAAACGTCGCTTACTATAACATCAACCAGCATATAGATTATTCAAATGTTTGTATTCTACATGCCCGGTGCCATTTTTGCGCCTTTGCCCGAAAAAACATGCAGACCGAAGGCGCTTGGGAAATGAGTGTTGATGAATTTTTAGACAAGGCGATGTATTCTATAGAACACGGATGCACCGAGATTCACAGTGTTGGGGGTTTACATCCGAAACTGCCCTTCGACTACTATCTCGACATGATCCGTGGCCTCAAAGAACGGATGCCACAGGTACACCTCAAATTCTTCACCGCTGTTGAAATTCACCACTTTTCACGCATCTTTAAAATGTCAATAGAAGAAGTTCTCACGCAGCTACGGGAAGCAGGTTTAGATTCCTTGCCCGGAGGGGGTGCTGAAATATTTGCAGAAGAGACCCGTGAGAAAATCTGTCCGGGGAAATTGAGCGCAGAGGGATGGTTAGAGGTACACGATATCGCGCATCGCCTCGGTATTTCTACCAACGCGACGATGCTGTATGGACATCTTGAGACGAACGAGGATCGGGTTGATCACTTCATCAGATTGCGAGAACAGCAGGATAAATCTGGTGGATTCTCGACTTTCATTCCATTGGCGTTCCACCCCGCGAATACCCGAATGGCATACCTGCCTTCAACAACAGGTCTAACAGATCTTCGGAACATCGCCGTTGCACGCTTGATGCTCGATAACTTGCCGCACATTAAAGTGTACTGGATCATGACCGGCTTGAAAACGGCACAGGTTGCACTCCGTTTCGGGGCTGATGATATTGATGGTACCGTAACCGAGGAAAAGATTACGCACATGGCAGGCGCGGACACACCAGAGTCTGTCTCTGTTTCGCAGCTAACACACCTCATTGAAGAAGCCGGTTTCGTACCTGTTGAGCGCGATACACTTTACAATGAAATCATTCGAGAGGGAAATCAGTGGTACAGAAAAGCCGCCTAA
- a CDS encoding T9SS type A sorting domain-containing protein — translation MKKLPLYTFVCCFLLATLMCVPHSVAQDFQQWHLPEGATARLGKGWLSEIQYSSDGTRLAVAGTIGIWIYDTATDEEIGYLPVYTSGLWSMAYSPDGSILAGGSADGTIYVWDATTGDLLQTFRERRRNVRSLVFSPDGSILASGSRGSTIRLWNPETGELLKTLEGHEEGVNSLTFTADGNTLISGSRDDTIGIWDVTTGEVQQALVGHRDDVATVALSPDGTTLASGDWNAIIHLWDTATWTVKQTLTGHTSHVYHLAYSPDGSVLASAGEDDTIRLWDTATDTHLRTLTGHTADVYRITFTPDGDTLTSGAWDASIRSWDPATGEQLKAITGHTDAVKNIIFSADGTTLATRSWDKTIRLWDAVTGQLRHVLIGHQDDVDIVVFAPDGRTVASGSQDDTVRLWDAVTGEHLKTLRGHYSYLISLAFSPDGKILASGSEDDSIRLWDATTGAHIDTLWEHEAGVETLAFSPDSKTLASGSRDDTIRLWDIETGDVLHVITEHDADVRTVAFSPDGKTLASGGRDKVSLWDVSTAELQQTFVEPIDPDAAVEESGDTPTESPANATSIVFSPNGRILVSGSYDATIRLWDIDTGEQLATFEGHTWRITSVAVSPDGNTIASGSIDGTVLLWKFPMLVDAAKILADVNGDGIVNILDIVLIAGSFGAPGEKGADLNGDGVVNVQDLVLMGNALGNVAGAPSARSLSTTQVAQWLRLAKQDVSGILQNPRFPNRISYERGILVLEHLLEMLVPKTTALLPNYPNPFNPETWIPYQLSESAEVTLTIYTTNGTVVRTLALGHQPMGLYQSRSRAAYWDGTNEFGEQVASGVYFYTLSAGDFTSTRKMLIQK, via the coding sequence ATGAAGAAATTACCTTTATACACTTTTGTATGTTGTTTTCTGTTGGCAACACTGATGTGTGTGCCACACAGTGTCGCCCAAGATTTCCAACAATGGCATTTGCCCGAAGGTGCCACGGCGCGCCTCGGTAAAGGCTGGCTCTCTGAGATTCAATATTCATCCGATGGCACGCGGCTCGCTGTTGCGGGGACAATCGGCATTTGGATATACGATACAGCAACCGATGAAGAAATCGGGTACCTTCCCGTGTATACGTCCGGATTGTGGAGCATGGCGTATTCCCCTGATGGAAGTATACTCGCCGGTGGAAGTGCGGACGGGACCATCTACGTGTGGGATGCAACGACAGGCGACCTTCTGCAGACCTTTAGGGAACGGAGAAGGAACGTCCGCAGCCTCGTTTTCAGTCCTGATGGGTCTATCCTCGCAAGCGGTAGCAGAGGCTCTACCATCCGTCTATGGAATCCTGAAACAGGCGAACTCCTGAAAACCCTTGAGGGGCATGAGGAGGGCGTTAACAGTTTGACTTTTACCGCTGACGGCAACACGCTCATCAGTGGAAGTCGGGACGATACGATCGGTATATGGGATGTTACGACAGGTGAAGTCCAGCAAGCACTCGTTGGACATCGGGACGATGTCGCCACCGTTGCGCTAAGCCCCGATGGGACGACGCTCGCCAGTGGTGATTGGAACGCCATTATTCATCTCTGGGATACCGCCACCTGGACAGTCAAGCAGACCCTTACTGGACATACGTCTCACGTTTACCACCTTGCGTACAGTCCCGACGGAAGCGTCCTCGCCAGCGCAGGTGAGGACGATACCATCCGTTTGTGGGATACAGCCACAGATACCCACCTTAGAACGCTCACTGGACACACTGCTGATGTTTATAGAATCACCTTCACGCCCGATGGTGATACACTTACGAGTGGTGCATGGGATGCCTCAATCCGTTCGTGGGACCCTGCTACAGGTGAGCAGCTAAAAGCCATCACTGGACATACAGATGCCGTCAAGAATATTATATTCAGTGCAGATGGGACGACGCTCGCCACCCGAAGCTGGGACAAGACCATTCGACTCTGGGATGCCGTTACCGGCCAACTCCGACATGTTCTTATCGGACACCAAGACGATGTTGATATCGTTGTGTTCGCGCCCGATGGACGGACCGTTGCAAGTGGTAGCCAAGACGATACGGTCCGTTTATGGGATGCCGTCACTGGCGAGCATCTCAAGACACTCAGAGGACATTATTCCTACCTCATAAGCCTCGCGTTCAGTCCCGACGGGAAAATCCTCGCTAGCGGCAGCGAGGACGATAGCATCCGTTTGTGGGATGCAACCACAGGGGCACATATAGACACCCTATGGGAACATGAGGCAGGCGTTGAAACCTTGGCGTTCAGCCCAGATAGTAAAACACTCGCTAGCGGCAGCCGAGACGATACCATTCGCCTGTGGGATATCGAAACTGGTGACGTGCTACATGTTATCACTGAACATGACGCTGATGTCAGAACGGTTGCCTTTAGTCCGGATGGAAAGACCCTTGCGAGTGGCGGTAGAGATAAGGTATCTCTGTGGGATGTTTCAACCGCAGAACTCCAGCAAACCTTCGTCGAACCTATCGATCCCGACGCAGCAGTGGAGGAATCAGGGGATACCCCTACGGAGAGTCCAGCAAATGCGACGAGTATTGTTTTCAGTCCAAACGGCAGAATCCTCGTCAGCGGGAGTTACGACGCGACGATCCGCTTGTGGGACATTGACACCGGAGAACAGTTGGCAACTTTTGAAGGGCATACATGGCGCATAACGAGTGTCGCAGTCAGTCCAGACGGCAACACGATTGCGAGTGGCAGTATTGATGGCACCGTGCTCCTCTGGAAATTCCCGATGCTGGTAGATGCCGCGAAAATCCTCGCCGATGTCAATGGCGATGGGATCGTCAATATCTTGGATATAGTGCTGATTGCGGGAAGTTTCGGAGCGCCTGGTGAGAAGGGTGCGGACTTAAACGGCGATGGGGTCGTTAATGTTCAGGATCTCGTGCTGATGGGTAATGCCTTGGGAAATGTCGCGGGTGCTCCTTCTGCGCGTTCATTGTCAACAACGCAGGTGGCACAGTGGCTACGTCTCGCGAAACAAGACGTATCAGGAATCCTTCAAAATCCAAGGTTTCCGAATCGGATTTCCTATGAACGCGGGATTCTGGTACTGGAACATCTTCTGGAAATGTTAGTTCCGAAAACGACAGCACTGCTACCGAATTACCCAAATCCGTTCAATCCGGAGACCTGGATCCCGTATCAGTTATCTGAATCCGCTGAGGTCACTCTGACGATCTATACCACAAATGGGACAGTCGTCCGAACGCTGGCGTTAGGACATCAACCTATGGGGCTTTATCAGAGTCGGAGTCGTGCCGCCTACTGGGACGGGACGAATGAATTCGGCGAGCAAGTCGCCAGTGGTGTCTACTTTTACACGTTATCGGCGGGAGATTTTACGTCTACACGTAAAATGTTGATTCAGAAGTAG
- a CDS encoding LamG domain-containing protein, whose translation MLRAFIAAFSSIVMLLLVSSANAGLEEDLVFYLTFDNVKGRTIIDESGNGLDAEILENTEIVKGKYGNAIRLKGQSGDCVNIPGQEKLKVIGEITMMAWVYSGETWDNEKMHWLEKDCHFVVPVGWAHCYGIGGVDVGNGPEIFLLLGSHVEGKWDRQELQTPHKMGKKKWHHAVGSYDGETMKIYIDGKVIAKEKKKFDFFGDNEADVRIGCAKAVPHLTFTDGSIDEAAIWQRALSDNEIKQAMTGNFLAVSPSDKVATTWADMKRRAVTPLKSENM comes from the coding sequence ATGTTACGGGCATTTATTGCTGCTTTTTCGAGTATCGTTATGCTGTTATTGGTGTCTTCTGCCAACGCAGGTTTGGAGGAAGACCTCGTTTTTTATTTGACGTTTGATAATGTTAAAGGTCGGACGATTATTGATGAATCTGGGAATGGTCTTGACGCAGAAATACTTGAGAATACCGAGATTGTCAAGGGTAAATATGGGAATGCAATCCGCCTTAAAGGTCAAAGCGGGGATTGCGTTAACATCCCTGGTCAAGAGAAATTGAAAGTTATAGGTGAAATAACAATGATGGCATGGGTTTATTCTGGAGAAACATGGGACAACGAGAAGATGCATTGGCTCGAAAAAGACTGTCATTTCGTTGTTCCGGTTGGTTGGGCGCACTGTTACGGTATCGGTGGTGTTGATGTCGGGAACGGACCAGAAATCTTTTTGCTCTTGGGATCACACGTAGAAGGGAAGTGGGATCGGCAGGAGCTCCAAACTCCGCATAAAATGGGGAAAAAAAAATGGCACCATGCTGTTGGAAGTTACGATGGTGAAACAATGAAAATCTATATAGATGGTAAAGTCATAGCAAAAGAAAAGAAAAAATTCGATTTCTTTGGTGACAATGAGGCAGACGTTCGGATTGGATGTGCAAAAGCCGTACCCCATCTTACATTCACGGATGGCTCTATTGACGAAGCGGCAATCTGGCAGCGAGCACTGAGTGATAATGAAATCAAACAAGCCATGACGGGGAACTTTCTTGCCGTTTCACCAAGCGATAAAGTCGCAACGACGTGGGCGGATATGAAAAGGAGAGCGGTTACTCCTTTAAAGTCTGAAAATATGTAG
- a CDS encoding transcriptional repressor, protein METVEKSTNGTEFVKQFEDYLKSCGLRLTQKRLDVLNQVFDYPGHFQTEDLLVQMRRNGYLVSRPTIYRTLPLLVRSGLLTEFIDAQKNTRYESIHSLREHAHLICLRCNQIVEFKEPQIDALQKAVCEAHNFKAVRFRNEIIGYCAECQAELEPRTSGADDETTA, encoded by the coding sequence ATGGAAACTGTTGAAAAATCCACGAACGGAACCGAGTTTGTAAAACAGTTTGAAGACTATCTCAAAAGTTGCGGACTTCGCTTGACCCAAAAACGATTGGATGTCTTAAACCAAGTCTTCGACTATCCCGGACATTTTCAGACAGAAGACCTCTTGGTTCAGATGCGTCGAAACGGCTATCTGGTATCGCGCCCGACGATCTACCGGACCTTACCGCTGCTGGTCAGAAGTGGACTGTTGACAGAGTTTATCGATGCACAGAAGAACACCCGTTATGAGAGTATTCACTCGCTTCGGGAGCATGCACATCTCATCTGTCTTCGGTGTAACCAAATTGTTGAGTTTAAAGAACCCCAAATTGATGCTTTGCAGAAAGCGGTATGTGAAGCACACAACTTTAAAGCCGTGCGCTTCCGTAATGAAATCATCGGTTACTGTGCTGAGTGCCAAGCAGAGTTAGAACCAAGGACATCTGGCGCAGACGACGAAACTACTGCTTAA
- a CDS encoding glycoside hydrolase family 32 protein gives MIQTAYKEAYRPQFHFTPKTNWTNDPNGLIHYKGEFHLFFQHNPFSIDWGNMTWGHAVSTDLVHWKQLPHAIHPDELGTIFSGSGVVDWKNTGGFQTGDEAVLVNFYTSAGSHAPKEVPFTQSIAYSNDRGRSWTKYEGNPVIEHIVGSNRDPKVIWHEPTQKWVMALYLDQNDYALFGSTDLKEWARLSDLQIPDTECPDIFELPVDDDPDHTKWVFWGAAGKYYVGDFDGTTFTPEGDAQRADYGANFYAAQTWSDVPEFDGRRIQIAWMSGSKPPDMPFNQQMSFPCQLTLRTTSEGIRLHREPVAEIENIHTYTHAWSDLALKPGEDPLAGLTGELFDIRAEIALNDATAVGFKIRGQDVRYDVASQELTFLERSGPLTPRNGKIRLQILIDRISIEAFGNDGNLSMTSYFLPDLDNADIGIYAEGSTATLVSLKVHELRSSWV, from the coding sequence ATGATTCAGACGGCTTACAAGGAAGCATATCGTCCACAGTTCCACTTTACACCGAAAACGAACTGGACCAACGATCCGAACGGTTTAATCCACTACAAAGGCGAGTTTCACCTCTTCTTCCAGCACAACCCATTCAGTATCGACTGGGGCAACATGACGTGGGGACACGCCGTTAGCACAGACCTCGTCCATTGGAAGCAACTTCCGCATGCCATCCATCCGGATGAACTCGGCACAATCTTCTCCGGTTCTGGTGTCGTGGACTGGAAGAATACCGGTGGTTTCCAGACGGGAGACGAAGCGGTTCTCGTCAATTTTTATACATCTGCAGGCAGCCATGCCCCGAAAGAGGTCCCGTTCACACAAAGCATCGCTTACAGCAACGATCGCGGACGGAGTTGGACCAAATATGAAGGGAACCCTGTGATTGAGCATATCGTTGGGAGCAACCGAGATCCGAAGGTGATCTGGCATGAACCGACGCAAAAATGGGTGATGGCTCTCTATCTCGACCAGAATGACTATGCCTTGTTTGGTTCGACAGATCTCAAGGAGTGGGCGCGGCTCTCCGATCTTCAAATTCCCGATACAGAATGCCCGGATATCTTTGAGCTTCCGGTCGATGATGATCCCGATCATACCAAATGGGTTTTCTGGGGGGCGGCAGGGAAGTATTACGTCGGTGATTTCGATGGAACGACGTTTACACCGGAAGGTGATGCACAGCGTGCTGATTACGGTGCCAATTTCTATGCGGCGCAAACGTGGAGCGATGTGCCAGAATTCGATGGCAGACGCATTCAAATCGCTTGGATGAGTGGCAGTAAACCGCCGGATATGCCCTTTAACCAACAGATGAGCTTCCCGTGCCAGTTGACCCTTCGAACCACTTCAGAGGGTATACGTCTACACCGAGAACCGGTCGCAGAGATCGAAAACATCCACACGTATACGCACGCGTGGAGCGACCTTGCGCTCAAACCGGGTGAGGACCCACTTGCGGGATTGACGGGTGAGTTGTTCGATATCCGTGCTGAAATAGCCTTGAACGATGCGACTGCCGTTGGTTTCAAAATTCGCGGGCAGGATGTCCGTTATGATGTCGCATCTCAGGAACTCACATTCTTAGAAAGGAGCGGACCCCTCACGCCACGAAATGGGAAAATCCGCTTGCAAATTCTGATTGACCGTATCTCTATTGAAGCCTTCGGGAACGACGGTAATCTCTCAATGACGTCCTATTTCCTTCCAGATTTGGACAATGCCGATATTGGAATCTATGCAGAGGGGAGCACAGCGACTCTCGTATCGCTGAAGGTACACGAGTTAAGATCTTCGTGGGTGTAA
- a CDS encoding iron-sulfur cluster assembly accessory protein encodes MIIVTESAAQKAITLINHSEAPAESELGLRMQVVGGGCSGFQYNLEFGAAKGTDKIFEFHGLKVFIDPRSTLYLAGSVLDYNDGLMDSGFKITNPNAKNTCGCGESFSV; translated from the coding sequence ATGATTATCGTTACAGAATCTGCTGCCCAAAAAGCGATCACTCTCATTAACCACAGTGAAGCCCCAGCCGAATCCGAACTCGGCTTGCGGATGCAGGTCGTCGGTGGTGGATGCTCCGGTTTCCAATATAATCTTGAGTTTGGCGCCGCAAAAGGGACCGACAAAATTTTTGAATTTCACGGCTTGAAGGTTTTCATCGATCCTCGCAGCACGCTCTATCTCGCAGGTTCCGTACTCGACTATAACGACGGTTTGATGGATTCAGGCTTTAAAATAACAAATCCAAACGCTAAAAACACATGCGGCTGTGGCGAGTCGTTTAGCGTTTAA